In Homo sapiens chromosome 11, GRCh38.p14 Primary Assembly, one DNA window encodes the following:
- the GPR137 gene encoding integral membrane protein GPR137 isoform X3 yields the protein MASLPDMESNLSGLVPAAGLVPALPPAVTLGLTAAYTTLYALLFFSVYAQLWLVLLYGHKRLSYQTVFLALCLLWAALRTTLFSFYFRDTPRANRLGPLPFWLLYCCPVCLQFFTLTLMNLYFAQVVFKAKVKRRPEMSRGLLAVRGAFVGASLLFLLVNVLCAVLSHRRRAQPWALLLVRVLVSDSLFVICALSLAACLCLVARRAPSTSIYLEAKADLVNDLGNKGYLVFGLILFVWELLPTTLLVGFFRVHRPPQDLSTSHILNGQVFASRSYFFDRAGHCEDEGCSWEHSRGESTRCQDQAATTTVSTPPHRRDPPPSPTEYPGPSPPHPRPLCQVCLPLLAQDPGGRGYPLLWPAPCCSCHSELVPSP from the exons GCCTCCCTCCCTGACATGGAGAGTAACCTGTCTGGCCTGGTGCCTGCTGCCGGGCTGGTGCCTGCGCTGCCACCTGCTGTGACCCTGGGGCTGACAGCTGCCTACACCACCCTGTATGCCCTGCTCTTCTTCTCCGTCTATGCCCAGCTCTGGCTGGTGCTTCTGTATGGGCACAAGCGTCTCAGCTATCAGACGGTGTTCCTGGCCCTCTGTCTGCTCTGGGCCGCCTTGCGTACCACCCTCTTCTCCTTCTACTTCCGAGATACTCCCCGCGCCAACCGCCTGGGGCCCTTGCCCTTCTGGCTTCTCTACTGCTGCCCCGTCTGCCTGCAGTTCTTCACCTTGACGCTTATGAACCTCTACTTTGCCCAG GTGGTGTTCAAGGCCAAGGTGAAGCGTCGGCCGGAGATGAGCCGAGGCTT GCTCGCTGTCCGAGGGGCCTTTGTGGGGGCCTCGCTGCTCTTTCTGCTGGTGAACGTGCTGTGTGCTGTGCTCTCCCATCGGCGCCGGGCACAGCCCTGGGCCCTGCTGCTTGTCCGCGTCCTGGTGAGCGACTCCCTGTTCGTCATCTGCGCGCTGTCTCttgctgcctgcctctgcctcgtCGCCAGGCGGGCGCCCTCCACTAGCATCTACCTGGAGGCCAAG GCGGACCTGGTGAATGACCTGGGGAACAAAGGCTACCTGGTATTTGGCCTCATCCTCTTCGTGTGGGAGCTACTGCCCACCACCCTGCTGGTGGGCTTCTTCCGGGTGCACCGGCCCCCACAGGACCTG AGCACCAGCCACATCCTCAATGGGCAGGTCTTTGCCTCTCGGTCCTACTTCTTTGACCGGGCTGGGCACTGTGAAGATGAGGGCTGCTCCTGGGAGCACAGCCGGGGTGAGAGCACCAG GTGCCAGGACCAGGCGGCCACCACCACAGTCTCTACTCCACCCCACAGACGTgatccccctccctcccccacagaATACCCAGGCCCCAGTCCCCCTCACCCTAGGCCCCTGTGCCAAGTTTGTCTGCCGCTTCTTGCCCAGGATCCTGGGGGTCGTGGCTACCCCCTCCTCTGGCCGGCTCCTTGCTGCTCCTGTCATAGTGAGCTTGTGCCGTCCCCCTAG
- the GPR137 gene encoding integral membrane protein GPR137 isoform X1, whose amino-acid sequence MASLPDMESNLSGLVPAAGLVPALPPAVTLGLTAAYTTLYALLFFSVYAQLWLVLLYGHKRLSYQTVFLALCLLWAALRTTLFSFYFRDTPRANRLGPLPFWLLYCCPVCLQFFTLTLMNLYFAQVVFKAKVKRRPEMSRGLLAVRGAFVGASLLFLLVNVLCAVLSHRRRAQPWALLLVRVLVSDSLFVICALSLAACLCLVARRAPSTSIYLEAKGTSVCQAAAMGGAMVLLYASRACYNLTALALAPQSRLDTFDYDWYNVSDQADLVNDLGNKGYLVFGLILFVWELLPTTLLVGFFRVHRPPQDLSTSHILNGQVFASRSYFFDRAGHCEDEGCSWEHSRGESTRCQDQAATTTVSTPPHRRDPPPSPTEYPGPSPPHPRPLCQVCLPLLAQDPGGRGYPLLWPAPCCSCHSELVPSP is encoded by the exons GCCTCCCTCCCTGACATGGAGAGTAACCTGTCTGGCCTGGTGCCTGCTGCCGGGCTGGTGCCTGCGCTGCCACCTGCTGTGACCCTGGGGCTGACAGCTGCCTACACCACCCTGTATGCCCTGCTCTTCTTCTCCGTCTATGCCCAGCTCTGGCTGGTGCTTCTGTATGGGCACAAGCGTCTCAGCTATCAGACGGTGTTCCTGGCCCTCTGTCTGCTCTGGGCCGCCTTGCGTACCACCCTCTTCTCCTTCTACTTCCGAGATACTCCCCGCGCCAACCGCCTGGGGCCCTTGCCCTTCTGGCTTCTCTACTGCTGCCCCGTCTGCCTGCAGTTCTTCACCTTGACGCTTATGAACCTCTACTTTGCCCAG GTGGTGTTCAAGGCCAAGGTGAAGCGTCGGCCGGAGATGAGCCGAGGCTT GCTCGCTGTCCGAGGGGCCTTTGTGGGGGCCTCGCTGCTCTTTCTGCTGGTGAACGTGCTGTGTGCTGTGCTCTCCCATCGGCGCCGGGCACAGCCCTGGGCCCTGCTGCTTGTCCGCGTCCTGGTGAGCGACTCCCTGTTCGTCATCTGCGCGCTGTCTCttgctgcctgcctctgcctcgtCGCCAGGCGGGCGCCCTCCACTAGCATCTACCTGGAGGCCAAG GGGACCAGTGTGTGCCAGGCGGCCGCGATGGGTGGCGCCATGGTCCTGCTCTATGCCAGCCGGGCCTGCTACAACCTGACAGCACTGGCCTTGGCCCCCCAGAGCCGGCTGGACACCTTCGATTACGACTGGTACAATGTGTCTGACCAG GCGGACCTGGTGAATGACCTGGGGAACAAAGGCTACCTGGTATTTGGCCTCATCCTCTTCGTGTGGGAGCTACTGCCCACCACCCTGCTGGTGGGCTTCTTCCGGGTGCACCGGCCCCCACAGGACCTG AGCACCAGCCACATCCTCAATGGGCAGGTCTTTGCCTCTCGGTCCTACTTCTTTGACCGGGCTGGGCACTGTGAAGATGAGGGCTGCTCCTGGGAGCACAGCCGGGGTGAGAGCACCAG GTGCCAGGACCAGGCGGCCACCACCACAGTCTCTACTCCACCCCACAGACGTgatccccctccctcccccacagaATACCCAGGCCCCAGTCCCCCTCACCCTAGGCCCCTGTGCCAAGTTTGTCTGCCGCTTCTTGCCCAGGATCCTGGGGGTCGTGGCTACCCCCTCCTCTGGCCGGCTCCTTGCTGCTCCTGTCATAGTGAGCTTGTGCCGTCCCCCTAG
- the GPR137 gene encoding integral membrane protein GPR137 isoform X5, with protein MASLPDMESNLSGLVPAAGLVPALPPAVTLGLTAAYTTLYALLFFSVYAQLWLVLLYGHKRLSYQTVFLALCLLWAALRTTLFSFYFRDTPRANRLGPLPFWLLYCCPVCLQFFTLTLMNLYFAQVVFKAKVKRRPEMSRGLLAVRGAFVGASLLFLLVNVLCAVLSHRRRAQPWALLLVRVLVSDSLFVICALSLAACLCLVARRAPSTSIYLEAKADLVNDLGNKGYLVFGLILFVWELLPTTLLVGFFRVHRPPQDLYVGQSRLWELVWCHRA; from the exons GCCTCCCTCCCTGACATGGAGAGTAACCTGTCTGGCCTGGTGCCTGCTGCCGGGCTGGTGCCTGCGCTGCCACCTGCTGTGACCCTGGGGCTGACAGCTGCCTACACCACCCTGTATGCCCTGCTCTTCTTCTCCGTCTATGCCCAGCTCTGGCTGGTGCTTCTGTATGGGCACAAGCGTCTCAGCTATCAGACGGTGTTCCTGGCCCTCTGTCTGCTCTGGGCCGCCTTGCGTACCACCCTCTTCTCCTTCTACTTCCGAGATACTCCCCGCGCCAACCGCCTGGGGCCCTTGCCCTTCTGGCTTCTCTACTGCTGCCCCGTCTGCCTGCAGTTCTTCACCTTGACGCTTATGAACCTCTACTTTGCCCAG GTGGTGTTCAAGGCCAAGGTGAAGCGTCGGCCGGAGATGAGCCGAGGCTT GCTCGCTGTCCGAGGGGCCTTTGTGGGGGCCTCGCTGCTCTTTCTGCTGGTGAACGTGCTGTGTGCTGTGCTCTCCCATCGGCGCCGGGCACAGCCCTGGGCCCTGCTGCTTGTCCGCGTCCTGGTGAGCGACTCCCTGTTCGTCATCTGCGCGCTGTCTCttgctgcctgcctctgcctcgtCGCCAGGCGGGCGCCCTCCACTAGCATCTACCTGGAGGCCAAG GCGGACCTGGTGAATGACCTGGGGAACAAAGGCTACCTGGTATTTGGCCTCATCCTCTTCGTGTGGGAGCTACTGCCCACCACCCTGCTGGTGGGCTTCTTCCGGGTGCACCGGCCCCCACAGGACCTG TATGTCGGGCAGTCTAGGCTCTGGGAGCTGGTATGGTGCCATCGGGCGTGA
- the GPR137 gene encoding integral membrane protein GPR137 isoform 1 (isoform 1 is encoded by transcript variant 7) — protein MESNLSGLVPAAGLVPALPPAVTLGLTAAYTTLYALLFFSVYAQLWLVLLYGHKRLSYQTVFLALCLLWAALRTTLFSFYFRDTPRANRLGPLPFWLLYCCPVCLQFFTLTLMNLYFAQVVFKAKVKRRPEMSRGLLAVRGAFVGASLLFLLVNVLCAVLSHRRRAQPWALLLVRVLVSDSLFVICALSLAACLCLVARRAPSTSIYLEAKADLVNDLGNKGYLVFGLILFVWELLPTTLLVGFFRVHRPPQDLSTSHILNGQVFASRSYFFDRAGHCEDEGCSWEHSRGESTSMSGSLGSGSWYGAIGREPGWYGGSQTKTTPLLFSQVPGPGGHHHSLYSTPQT, from the exons ATGGAGAGTAACCTGTCTGGCCTGGTGCCTGCTGCCGGGCTGGTGCCTGCGCTGCCACCTGCTGTGACCCTGGGGCTGACAGCTGCCTACACCACCCTGTATGCCCTGCTCTTCTTCTCCGTCTATGCCCAGCTCTGGCTGGTGCTTCTGTATGGGCACAAGCGTCTCAGCTATCAGACGGTGTTCCTGGCCCTCTGTCTGCTCTGGGCCGCCTTGCGTACCACCCTCTTCTCCTTCTACTTCCGAGATACTCCCCGCGCCAACCGCCTGGGGCCCTTGCCCTTCTGGCTTCTCTACTGCTGCCCCGTCTGCCTGCAGTTCTTCACCTTGACGCTTATGAACCTCTACTTTGCCCAG GTGGTGTTCAAGGCCAAGGTGAAGCGTCGGCCGGAGATGAGCCGAGGCTT GCTCGCTGTCCGAGGGGCCTTTGTGGGGGCCTCGCTGCTCTTTCTGCTGGTGAACGTGCTGTGTGCTGTGCTCTCCCATCGGCGCCGGGCACAGCCCTGGGCCCTGCTGCTTGTCCGCGTCCTGGTGAGCGACTCCCTGTTCGTCATCTGCGCGCTGTCTCttgctgcctgcctctgcctcgtCGCCAGGCGGGCGCCCTCCACTAGCATCTACCTGGAGGCCAAG GCGGACCTGGTGAATGACCTGGGGAACAAAGGCTACCTGGTATTTGGCCTCATCCTCTTCGTGTGGGAGCTACTGCCCACCACCCTGCTGGTGGGCTTCTTCCGGGTGCACCGGCCCCCACAGGACCTG AGCACCAGCCACATCCTCAATGGGCAGGTCTTTGCCTCTCGGTCCTACTTCTTTGACCGGGCTGGGCACTGTGAAGATGAGGGCTGCTCCTGGGAGCACAGCCGGGGTGAGAGCACCAG TATGTCGGGCAGTCTAGGCTCTGGGAGCTGGTATGGTGCCATCGGGCGTGAGCCGGGCTGGTATGGGGGCAGCCAGACGAAGACCACTCCTCTGCTCTTCTCCCAGGTGCCAGGACCAGGCGGCCACCACCACAGTCTCTACTCCACCCCACAGACGTga
- the GPR137 gene encoding integral membrane protein GPR137 isoform 6 (isoform 6 is encoded by transcript variant 18) — protein MESNLSGLVPAAGLVPALPPAVTLGLTAAYTTLYALLFFSVYAQLWLVLLYGHKRLSYQTVFLALCLLWAALRTTLFSFYFRDTPRANRLGPLPFWLLYCCPVCLQFFTLTLMNLYFAQVVFKAKVKRRPEMSRGLLAVRGAFVGASLLFLLVNVLCAVLSHRRRAQPWALLLVRVLVSDSLFVICALSLAACLCLVARRAPSTSIYLEAKADLVNDLGNKGYLVFGLILFVWELLPTTLLVGFFRVHRPPQDLSTSHILNGQVFASRSYFFDRAGHCEDEGCSWEHSRGESTRCQDQAATTTVSTPPHRRDPPPSPTEYPGPSPPHPRPLCQVCLPLLAQDPGGRGYPLLWPAPCCSCHSELVPSP, from the exons ATGGAGAGTAACCTGTCTGGCCTGGTGCCTGCTGCCGGGCTGGTGCCTGCGCTGCCACCTGCTGTGACCCTGGGGCTGACAGCTGCCTACACCACCCTGTATGCCCTGCTCTTCTTCTCCGTCTATGCCCAGCTCTGGCTGGTGCTTCTGTATGGGCACAAGCGTCTCAGCTATCAGACGGTGTTCCTGGCCCTCTGTCTGCTCTGGGCCGCCTTGCGTACCACCCTCTTCTCCTTCTACTTCCGAGATACTCCCCGCGCCAACCGCCTGGGGCCCTTGCCCTTCTGGCTTCTCTACTGCTGCCCCGTCTGCCTGCAGTTCTTCACCTTGACGCTTATGAACCTCTACTTTGCCCAG GTGGTGTTCAAGGCCAAGGTGAAGCGTCGGCCGGAGATGAGCCGAGGCTT GCTCGCTGTCCGAGGGGCCTTTGTGGGGGCCTCGCTGCTCTTTCTGCTGGTGAACGTGCTGTGTGCTGTGCTCTCCCATCGGCGCCGGGCACAGCCCTGGGCCCTGCTGCTTGTCCGCGTCCTGGTGAGCGACTCCCTGTTCGTCATCTGCGCGCTGTCTCttgctgcctgcctctgcctcgtCGCCAGGCGGGCGCCCTCCACTAGCATCTACCTGGAGGCCAAG GCGGACCTGGTGAATGACCTGGGGAACAAAGGCTACCTGGTATTTGGCCTCATCCTCTTCGTGTGGGAGCTACTGCCCACCACCCTGCTGGTGGGCTTCTTCCGGGTGCACCGGCCCCCACAGGACCTG AGCACCAGCCACATCCTCAATGGGCAGGTCTTTGCCTCTCGGTCCTACTTCTTTGACCGGGCTGGGCACTGTGAAGATGAGGGCTGCTCCTGGGAGCACAGCCGGGGTGAGAGCACCAG GTGCCAGGACCAGGCGGCCACCACCACAGTCTCTACTCCACCCCACAGACGTgatccccctccctcccccacagaATACCCAGGCCCCAGTCCCCCTCACCCTAGGCCCCTGTGCCAAGTTTGTCTGCCGCTTCTTGCCCAGGATCCTGGGGGTCGTGGCTACCCCCTCCTCTGGCCGGCTCCTTGCTGCTCCTGTCATAGTGAGCTTGTGCCGTCCCCCTAG
- the GPR137 gene encoding integral membrane protein GPR137 isoform 5 (isoform 5 is encoded by transcript variant 14), whose amino-acid sequence MESNLSGLVPAAGLVPALPPAVTLGLTAAYTTLYALLFFSVYAQLWLVLLYGHKRLSYQTVFLALCLLWAALRTTLFSFYFRDTPRANRLGPLPFWLLYCCPVCLQFFTLTLMNLYFAQVVFKAKVKRRPEMSRGLLAVRGAFVGASLLFLLVNVLCAVLSHRRRAQPWALLLVRVLVSDSLFVICALSLAACLCLVARRAPSTSIYLEAKGTSVCQAAAMGGAMVLLYASRACYNLTALALAPQSRLDTFDYDWYNVSDQADLVNDLGNKGYLVFGLILFVWELLPTTLLVGFFRVHRPPQDLYVGQSRLWELVWCHRA is encoded by the exons ATGGAGAGTAACCTGTCTGGCCTGGTGCCTGCTGCCGGGCTGGTGCCTGCGCTGCCACCTGCTGTGACCCTGGGGCTGACAGCTGCCTACACCACCCTGTATGCCCTGCTCTTCTTCTCCGTCTATGCCCAGCTCTGGCTGGTGCTTCTGTATGGGCACAAGCGTCTCAGCTATCAGACGGTGTTCCTGGCCCTCTGTCTGCTCTGGGCCGCCTTGCGTACCACCCTCTTCTCCTTCTACTTCCGAGATACTCCCCGCGCCAACCGCCTGGGGCCCTTGCCCTTCTGGCTTCTCTACTGCTGCCCCGTCTGCCTGCAGTTCTTCACCTTGACGCTTATGAACCTCTACTTTGCCCAG GTGGTGTTCAAGGCCAAGGTGAAGCGTCGGCCGGAGATGAGCCGAGGCTT GCTCGCTGTCCGAGGGGCCTTTGTGGGGGCCTCGCTGCTCTTTCTGCTGGTGAACGTGCTGTGTGCTGTGCTCTCCCATCGGCGCCGGGCACAGCCCTGGGCCCTGCTGCTTGTCCGCGTCCTGGTGAGCGACTCCCTGTTCGTCATCTGCGCGCTGTCTCttgctgcctgcctctgcctcgtCGCCAGGCGGGCGCCCTCCACTAGCATCTACCTGGAGGCCAAG GGGACCAGTGTGTGCCAGGCGGCCGCGATGGGTGGCGCCATGGTCCTGCTCTATGCCAGCCGGGCCTGCTACAACCTGACAGCACTGGCCTTGGCCCCCCAGAGCCGGCTGGACACCTTCGATTACGACTGGTACAATGTGTCTGACCAG GCGGACCTGGTGAATGACCTGGGGAACAAAGGCTACCTGGTATTTGGCCTCATCCTCTTCGTGTGGGAGCTACTGCCCACCACCCTGCTGGTGGGCTTCTTCCGGGTGCACCGGCCCCCACAGGACCTG TATGTCGGGCAGTCTAGGCTCTGGGAGCTGGTATGGTGCCATCGGGCGTGA
- the GPR137 gene encoding integral membrane protein GPR137 isoform X2, whose amino-acid sequence MESNLSGLVPAAGLVPALPPAVTLGLTAAYTTLYALLFFSVYAQLWLVLLYGHKRLSYQTVFLALCLLWAALRTTLFSFYFRDTPRANRLGPLPFWLLYCCPVCLQFFTLTLMNLYFAQVVFKAKVKRRPEMSRGLLAVRGAFVGASLLFLLVNVLCAVLSHRRRAQPWALLLVRVLVSDSLFVICALSLAACLCLVARRAPSTSIYLEAKGTSVCQAAAMGGAMVLLYASRACYNLTALALAPQSRLDTFDYDWYNVSDQADLVNDLGNKGYLVFGLILFVWELLPTTLLVGFFRVHRPPQDLSTSHILNGQVFASRSYFFDRAGHCEDEGCSWEHSRGESTRCQDQAATTTVSTPPHRRDPPPSPTEYPGPSPPHPRPLCQVCLPLLAQDPGGRGYPLLWPAPCCSCHSELVPSP is encoded by the exons ATGGAGAGTAACCTGTCTGGCCTGGTGCCTGCTGCCGGGCTGGTGCCTGCGCTGCCACCTGCTGTGACCCTGGGGCTGACAGCTGCCTACACCACCCTGTATGCCCTGCTCTTCTTCTCCGTCTATGCCCAGCTCTGGCTGGTGCTTCTGTATGGGCACAAGCGTCTCAGCTATCAGACGGTGTTCCTGGCCCTCTGTCTGCTCTGGGCCGCCTTGCGTACCACCCTCTTCTCCTTCTACTTCCGAGATACTCCCCGCGCCAACCGCCTGGGGCCCTTGCCCTTCTGGCTTCTCTACTGCTGCCCCGTCTGCCTGCAGTTCTTCACCTTGACGCTTATGAACCTCTACTTTGCCCAG GTGGTGTTCAAGGCCAAGGTGAAGCGTCGGCCGGAGATGAGCCGAGGCTT GCTCGCTGTCCGAGGGGCCTTTGTGGGGGCCTCGCTGCTCTTTCTGCTGGTGAACGTGCTGTGTGCTGTGCTCTCCCATCGGCGCCGGGCACAGCCCTGGGCCCTGCTGCTTGTCCGCGTCCTGGTGAGCGACTCCCTGTTCGTCATCTGCGCGCTGTCTCttgctgcctgcctctgcctcgtCGCCAGGCGGGCGCCCTCCACTAGCATCTACCTGGAGGCCAAG GGGACCAGTGTGTGCCAGGCGGCCGCGATGGGTGGCGCCATGGTCCTGCTCTATGCCAGCCGGGCCTGCTACAACCTGACAGCACTGGCCTTGGCCCCCCAGAGCCGGCTGGACACCTTCGATTACGACTGGTACAATGTGTCTGACCAG GCGGACCTGGTGAATGACCTGGGGAACAAAGGCTACCTGGTATTTGGCCTCATCCTCTTCGTGTGGGAGCTACTGCCCACCACCCTGCTGGTGGGCTTCTTCCGGGTGCACCGGCCCCCACAGGACCTG AGCACCAGCCACATCCTCAATGGGCAGGTCTTTGCCTCTCGGTCCTACTTCTTTGACCGGGCTGGGCACTGTGAAGATGAGGGCTGCTCCTGGGAGCACAGCCGGGGTGAGAGCACCAG GTGCCAGGACCAGGCGGCCACCACCACAGTCTCTACTCCACCCCACAGACGTgatccccctccctcccccacagaATACCCAGGCCCCAGTCCCCCTCACCCTAGGCCCCTGTGCCAAGTTTGTCTGCCGCTTCTTGCCCAGGATCCTGGGGGTCGTGGCTACCCCCTCCTCTGGCCGGCTCCTTGCTGCTCCTGTCATAGTGAGCTTGTGCCGTCCCCCTAG
- the GPR137 gene encoding integral membrane protein GPR137 isoform 2 (isoform 2 is encoded by transcript variant 11) translates to MESNLSGLVPAAGLVPALPPAVTLGLTAAYTTLYALLFFSVYAQLWLVLLYGHKRLSYQTVFLALCLLWAALRTTLFSFYFRDTPRANRLGPLPFWLLYCCPVCLQFFTLTLMNLYFAQVVFKAKVKRRPEMSRGLLAVRGAFVGASLLFLLVNVLCAVLSHRRRAQPWALLLVRVLVSDSLFVICALSLAACLCLVARRAPSTSIYLEAKGTSVCQAAAMGGAMVLLYASRACYNLTALALAPQSRLDTFDYDWYNVSDQADLVNDLGNKGYLVFGLILFVWELLPTTLLVGFFRVHRPPQDLSTSHILNGQVFASRSYFFDRAGHCEDEGCSWEHSRGESTSMSGSLGSGSWYGAIGREPGWYGGSQTKTTPLLFSQVPGPGGHHHSLYSTPQT, encoded by the exons ATGGAGAGTAACCTGTCTGGCCTGGTGCCTGCTGCCGGGCTGGTGCCTGCGCTGCCACCTGCTGTGACCCTGGGGCTGACAGCTGCCTACACCACCCTGTATGCCCTGCTCTTCTTCTCCGTCTATGCCCAGCTCTGGCTGGTGCTTCTGTATGGGCACAAGCGTCTCAGCTATCAGACGGTGTTCCTGGCCCTCTGTCTGCTCTGGGCCGCCTTGCGTACCACCCTCTTCTCCTTCTACTTCCGAGATACTCCCCGCGCCAACCGCCTGGGGCCCTTGCCCTTCTGGCTTCTCTACTGCTGCCCCGTCTGCCTGCAGTTCTTCACCTTGACGCTTATGAACCTCTACTTTGCCCAG GTGGTGTTCAAGGCCAAGGTGAAGCGTCGGCCGGAGATGAGCCGAGGCTT GCTCGCTGTCCGAGGGGCCTTTGTGGGGGCCTCGCTGCTCTTTCTGCTGGTGAACGTGCTGTGTGCTGTGCTCTCCCATCGGCGCCGGGCACAGCCCTGGGCCCTGCTGCTTGTCCGCGTCCTGGTGAGCGACTCCCTGTTCGTCATCTGCGCGCTGTCTCttgctgcctgcctctgcctcgtCGCCAGGCGGGCGCCCTCCACTAGCATCTACCTGGAGGCCAAG GGGACCAGTGTGTGCCAGGCGGCCGCGATGGGTGGCGCCATGGTCCTGCTCTATGCCAGCCGGGCCTGCTACAACCTGACAGCACTGGCCTTGGCCCCCCAGAGCCGGCTGGACACCTTCGATTACGACTGGTACAATGTGTCTGACCAG GCGGACCTGGTGAATGACCTGGGGAACAAAGGCTACCTGGTATTTGGCCTCATCCTCTTCGTGTGGGAGCTACTGCCCACCACCCTGCTGGTGGGCTTCTTCCGGGTGCACCGGCCCCCACAGGACCTG AGCACCAGCCACATCCTCAATGGGCAGGTCTTTGCCTCTCGGTCCTACTTCTTTGACCGGGCTGGGCACTGTGAAGATGAGGGCTGCTCCTGGGAGCACAGCCGGGGTGAGAGCACCAG TATGTCGGGCAGTCTAGGCTCTGGGAGCTGGTATGGTGCCATCGGGCGTGAGCCGGGCTGGTATGGGGGCAGCCAGACGAAGACCACTCCTCTGCTCTTCTCCCAGGTGCCAGGACCAGGCGGCCACCACCACAGTCTCTACTCCACCCCACAGACGTga
- the GPR137 gene encoding integral membrane protein GPR137 isoform X6 gives MESNLSGLVPAAGLVPALPPAVTLGLTAAYTTLYALLFFSVYAQLWLVLLYGHKRLSYQTVFLALCLLWAALRTTLFSFYFRDTPRANRLGPLPFWLLYCCPVCLQFFTLTLMNLYFAQVVFKAKVKRRPEMSRGLLAVRGAFVGASLLFLLVNVLCAVLSHRRRAQPWALLLVRVLVSDSLFVICALSLAACLCLVARRAPSTSIYLEAKADLVNDLGNKGYLVFGLILFVWELLPTTLLVGFFRVHRPPQDLYVGQSRLWELVWCHRA, from the exons ATGGAGAGTAACCTGTCTGGCCTGGTGCCTGCTGCCGGGCTGGTGCCTGCGCTGCCACCTGCTGTGACCCTGGGGCTGACAGCTGCCTACACCACCCTGTATGCCCTGCTCTTCTTCTCCGTCTATGCCCAGCTCTGGCTGGTGCTTCTGTATGGGCACAAGCGTCTCAGCTATCAGACGGTGTTCCTGGCCCTCTGTCTGCTCTGGGCCGCCTTGCGTACCACCCTCTTCTCCTTCTACTTCCGAGATACTCCCCGCGCCAACCGCCTGGGGCCCTTGCCCTTCTGGCTTCTCTACTGCTGCCCCGTCTGCCTGCAGTTCTTCACCTTGACGCTTATGAACCTCTACTTTGCCCAG GTGGTGTTCAAGGCCAAGGTGAAGCGTCGGCCGGAGATGAGCCGAGGCTT GCTCGCTGTCCGAGGGGCCTTTGTGGGGGCCTCGCTGCTCTTTCTGCTGGTGAACGTGCTGTGTGCTGTGCTCTCCCATCGGCGCCGGGCACAGCCCTGGGCCCTGCTGCTTGTCCGCGTCCTGGTGAGCGACTCCCTGTTCGTCATCTGCGCGCTGTCTCttgctgcctgcctctgcctcgtCGCCAGGCGGGCGCCCTCCACTAGCATCTACCTGGAGGCCAAG GCGGACCTGGTGAATGACCTGGGGAACAAAGGCTACCTGGTATTTGGCCTCATCCTCTTCGTGTGGGAGCTACTGCCCACCACCCTGCTGGTGGGCTTCTTCCGGGTGCACCGGCCCCCACAGGACCTG TATGTCGGGCAGTCTAGGCTCTGGGAGCTGGTATGGTGCCATCGGGCGTGA